The genomic region AAAATGCTTAGTTTTGTCATGAAATACGGGATTTGCCGCTATGGACAATGCAGCAGTGCTGTCACATTTTAATTCAATGGGCAATTTAACCTTGACTTGCAATTCTTGTAACACATTTACCAACCACATTACCTCGCACAAGGCAGCACACATAGATCTGTATTCTGCTTCGGCAGAGGATCTAGAAACAAcactttgtttcttgcttttccagGAGATTAAGGAATTTCCCAGAAATATACAGAATCCTGTAACGGATCTTCTACTATCAATGCACTTTGCCCAATCTGAGTCCGCAAAGGCGGATAGCTCAAACTTATCACCTTTTTTAAACATTAACCCAGCACCAGGAGCCCCTTTCAAATATCttaacagcttgaaagcaatttGGGAATGGGCCGAGGTCGGCTTATGCATATATTGAGAAAGAAAGTGAACAGCATATGCTATGTCAGGTCTGGTATGAGATAGGTAAATTAGTTTTCCAACAAGCCTTTGATATTCATTAACATTAACAAAATTAGCTTCTTCCTTTCTACACAGATTTGTAACAACATAGTTTGGCTCAATGGGACATGAAGCGGGCTTACATCCACTCATACCGAACTCATTTAACAAGTCCATACAATACTTTCTCTGAGATAGACATATCCCTTCCTTAGTTTTAATAACTTCAATTCCCAAGAAAAATTTCAACAACCGCAAATCTTTGATTTTAAACTCAGATTGAAGCAACTTTTTCACATTATCAATTTCTTGTTTGTTATTACCAGTTAAGATAATATCGTCCACATAGACTAACATAACAATGAACACATTATTATTAGATTTGATAAACATAGAGTAGTCACACTTTGACTGATAGAAACCAATTTTTAACAGCACATTCACAAGTTTTTCGTTCCACATTCGTGgagcttgttttaacccatataAAGATTTATTTAATTTGCAAACTTTATCGTGATGACAATCATTCAAACCATCAGGTATAGACATATACACTTCTTCTTTTAGATTTCCATAGAGAAAAGCATTATTAACATCTAATTGATAAAGAGGCCAATCATTTTGAACAGACAGACTGATTATGCATCTAATAGTTACCATTTTCACAACTGGTGAAAATGTTTCATCAAAGTCTATGCCTTCTCTTTGGTTAAACCCTTTAGCAACTAATCTAGCTTTATATCTTTCGACTTCTCCATTTGATTTATATTTAACCTTAAAGACCCACTTACAGCCTATAGGCTTTCTGCCTTTAGGGAGATCAACAATGGACCAAGTGTTACTTTCATGAAGGGCACTAAGTTCTTCATTCATTGCATTAACCCAATTACTGTCCTTAACAGCTTCTTGATATGAACTAGGTTCACGAATTTTATTAACATTAGAGGCAAAACACATATTATCAGGAGACAGGTTAGTATAATTAACAACTCTCTCATAACCGAATTTAACTTTGCCTTCGACTACATAGTCACCAAATTTTTTTGGAACAGACACAGACCTAGTTGATTTTCTAGTGGTGGTATGGGTACCCTCAggaaggtttgattcttcattgCTATTGCTGGACTCAACCCTCACAGAATTAGGTTCAGGTTCATCCACTTGTTGATTGCTAGCCATGTCATTACTAGAGAATGACTGCTGAGTATCAACCTGAGGTGTTGATTCACTTGAACCACTGTGTTGCTGAGTCACGGTAGCTGAATCAGTTTCTACCTTCTCATCATCATTGGGATTTATGTCACTTGAAGATTCATAAAGGTCGAAAAAGTTTGAGTTATTTAAGTATTTAGTGTTGTCAAGATCAGATTCTAAAAATGACTTGGTTTTATAGGGAAAAACATTTTCATGAAAGCTGACATCCCTTGAGAAGGTGAATTTCTTTTGATCTAGACTCCAAACTTTGTAAccttttttaaaatttgaatACCCCATAAAGATACATTTTTCAGCTTTTTCATCAAGTTTATCAGGATTATTTAAAATGGTGAAAAAAATAAGCAACCAAAAATCTTCAAGTGACCAAGAGAAGGTTCAAAACCAAAAAGTAACTCATAAGGAGTTTTGCCATTTAACACGGAAGATGGTGTCCTGTTAATTAAGTATGAAGCGGTGAGAATACATTCAGACCAGAATTTTAAAGGCACCCCTGACTGAAACAATAGAGCTCTAGCAACATTGAGTAAATGTCTGTGCTTTCTCTCAGCAataccattttgttgaggagtgtaagCACAAGATGTTTGGTGAATGATTCCATGTGACTTAACGAAGGTGGACATTTGAGAATTAACAAATTCAGTTCCGTTATCACTCCTAAACGCCTTAATGTTTACTTCAAATTGAGTTTTCACAAGATTATAAAAGCTTtgtatgttttcaaaaacttcaatTTTAGATTTCATTAGGTATACCCAAACCGACCTGGAATAATCATCTACAATGGTGAGAAAATATTTGAATCCTTCTATGCTTGGGACCTTATAAGGGCCCCACACATCTAAGTGAATTAAGTCACCTACTTTAGAGGTTTTGTGTTCACTTAAAGGAAAAGGGACTCTGTGTTGTTTAGCTTTATGACACACTTCACATGGATCGATATTATTTTTATCAGGTTTAAGATTTAAAGCATTTAAGGCTTGATCAGCGGGATGACCAAGTCTTGAGTGCCAGAGCTTTATAGTTTCAGCTTTATTAAAACATGCAATCACAGGATTGAAAGAATTACCACAGAAATAAAGACCATCAGTTTGTCTACCAGTCACCAGGGTTTTCTTTAAGTACAAATCCTGAATATAACAAGTATCTTCATCAAACACAACTCTAAGTTGATTATCCTTTGCTAATTTATGCACAGAGATTAAGTTGACACAATATTCAGGGACAACAAAGACATCTCTTAAGATAACAGAATTGGATAATTTGTAGCACCCTATTATAGTGACCTTGGCATCGGTACCATTAGGATGTTTGACTGTTATATTGTAATCAGACACATCAactttattaaacattttttcaCTTGACATCATCATGTGTTGATTAGCACCAGAATCAATAATCCAATTCATATTACCTTGGGACCAAGTTTTACTATTAAAACAATAAAATCTCTTGTAACAGTCTAAGGAAGAGAACACATTATGGCATTTACCTCCAACATTTGTCTTAGGCCCGTTATCAGTCTTTTTGTCATTAAGCAGGTCTAGAAGTTTAGTGAACTGATCTGAGGTAAGAGAATTCAAAGAGTTGCTGACAGATTTGTCACTAACAGAATTATTCACAGAATTATTAGATTTAGACCACTGACTATTTGTTTGACTAGGTTTAGACCTGTAATTTGGAGGATACCCATGAAGCTCAAAACACTTATCAACAGTATGACCAACTTTGTTACAGTGAGTGCATTTCAAGTTGGGATTAGGACCTTTGTTAAACCTCTTTTTATTATCACTGAACTGATATGTTTTAGCAGCAAAACCAACATTAGGCACTTTAAGACTACTGTTTGAGCCCCTATGTGACTCTTCCCTAGATATAATTGAAAAGGCAGTTTTAATAGATGGAAGGGGATCCCTGGTTAATAGATTAGTTCTGACAGGTTGGTAAACATCATCTAATCCCATCAAGAATTGCATCAGTTTTATTAATTGACTAAACTCATTGAACTTTGTAGAAGCATTACATGTGCAAGATGGCAACTGAAGCAtagcatcaaattgtttccacaTAGTATTTATCTTATGGTAATATTCAGACACACTGGACCCATTTTGACTAACAGAATTAATTTTCTGATATAACCCAAACACAACAGAACCATCAACCTTATCATATGTCTCTTTAAGATCATTCCAAACTTCAGACGCAAGTTTGGAGTACACTTGACCAACGTATAACTCATCAGAAACAGAATTCAAAATCCAGGTTAAAACAATAGAGTTGCATCTTTCCCATTGACTTGCTAAGACATCATTAGACTCAGATTTAACACAGATTCCATCAACAAATCCTAATTTGTTTTTAGCCATTAAAGCAAGTTTTATAGCATTCGACCATACCACATAGTTCTCAGTACCTTTTAACTTGATATTGACAATAGACAGATTACTAGAGTCACTAGCATGCAAATACAAGGGATCACTAGCATCTAGTTTGCTTATTAAGGTAACAGATGACTCTGTTTTATCAGACATGATCACAAAGAAGCAAGGCAGACACAGGCAACAGACAAGCGAGCAAAGGGtacttaaaaaaaacaaaagaaacacaGATCACAAAATAAAGCAGCAAATAATAATGGCGAAGCTACACCAGTGTTCCAGATCGTTGGTTCGTCACTCAAGGTGCCAACGCAGGTCTTAGTGTAGGAGCCACCTAGACCTTTAGACACAAAAAAGAACGATCTCACCGAGAGGGGTTCCCAAGTTAGGGTTCGCCAAAAAGGAATCACAGTCTataaccttcacttagggttatAAGACTGTGATCAGAGAGGAAACAAGTAACACCCTTGAGAATCACGAGCAAAGGGCCACACTCCAGAAGTATTGAGCCCTAGATTGCAACCGGAGGAACAATCACCAGACAGCCACCACTTGATTGCAGAATAATGGGGGCACAATTCCCTGGACAAGCGCTAACGAACCCTAGATATGATCCGGATGAAAAGTGCTAACGAACCACACTTCAGAGATGAGCAGCGGAAGATAATCAGAGCACCAGGTCAGCCttggagctctgataccatgttagAAACTCAAGAATCACAACTGAATTTAAGCTTTATTCCACTCGAAAATACAATACAGATTATATAGTCATCACAGATTTACAGGGCAATGATCGATGTGATGATGAAAGGTCGAATACTCTTACGAATTAACTTGCAAGAGAAAAGAAAGGTTTTGTGATGTGAGAACCGTAAGCGATAATGAGAAACAGCGAGCGAACCCTCCATTTAAGGGATCCGGCAATACACAAAAGGAAAGGATTTTGACAGCGGCTATGAATGCTCCAGCCAAGGCCAGCCTGTACGAAGGAACGGTAATCCCTAAGGAACCTTCTAGATAGAGCGCAGCAAGGGGAACAGCCCAGAAAGAGAGGCCCAACAATAAACAGCCCAGCAGCACATAAAAAGCGGCCCAGCAATCCACCGCAGAGAACAAGCAGCCCAGTAATACCTTGCAACAAAGAGCAAAAATATTAAAACGGATATCAAACATAAGGGGTATTAAAACTGAGACATGTTAATGTCTTTAACAGCATTTAAACAAACTAAAACGATTAATTGTAGCTTAATAAACTAAAGAATGATCACATTCAAGTTAATTTGGGTTTTATACAAAGACGTACTATTGTTTAGCAATGCTGTAAATTATAGGTACAACAGTAGCTATAGTGACGAATCCAGGAATTTTTTCCTATCAGGTTCCTTTTGGTAGATTATCACTTATTCTCACTAATTTTTCTaaatcatacaaggtttccattaatttttttacaatttttctcCAAAGCAAAGGGAGTTCCCGGAAACTCCCAAAACAGCCATAGATCCGCCTTTGCGTGTGTACCTCCATCAAATGCACCCTCTTCCCTATTAAAGTTAATTATTAACAAAAATGATGCAATTATCAAGTTAGAATGGTTCATCtttcagagttcaaacaacataAGATTAAAACATTTTTAGTATTCACCAACACACATGActacaaaaatatatattaatcTATAGCAAATCTGAAGTGTTAGACTTAAATAAATATCATGAAATCAATCATTCAAATAAGTTGTGCTCATGGGGTTGATTTAGGGACTGTTTGTTTTTGCTTAAAACATCTGTAAGGAGCCCATGTTTGCAAGCGGGCAGACATAAGgccttgaagactgtttgttttttttttttctaaaatagaaCTGAAAAGTGATTTTATTAGCTTAAAAAAAAGCTTATACCTAACATCTTCACAAACCCACAGATCTTCAAAACCCAACATTTATCttcctcctctctctctccctctttaaAACCCagcaccaccacctccacctccaccttcaACCCACATCCACCGTCACCTTCAACCCACCTCCACCGtcaccttcaacccaccaccaccccaACAACGACCACTCAAACCCTCCGGAAAAACGAATCTGGCCGGAAAAAGGTATTTCGCCGGAAAAACGATTTTGGTTGTGGAGGGCAGAATTCGGCGGAACTCAAGAGCTCTAAGAACGTTACTATTCTTTAGCAGGCACTGAAACTTCTTCGAATCTTCCGGTAAAGAAATTTCTATCATCAAGCTTTGATTTGACTTTTAAGGTATCATTTTTTTAAATTCTTGTGTTATTTTCAGCAGATTTACATCAAATGTTTTTGTTTCAAATTGTTGGATTTCGATGTGTATGTTGTTTACAATTCAGTTTTTTTATGGGCGCCCACCAACTGTTTGATGAAATGACTATGTAGCCAAAACTAAGAGCTTGATTGAGAGAATTATGTGATGTAGAATCTTGATAATTTGGCCAGATTCGTGTTTTTTTTCGGCAGGTTTGAGTGGTGGTGCTGGTGGTTTGGAcagtgtagtggtggtggaggtggtggttgtATTATGGTTTTTTTTATGTTATACAGACGATATCCAGTTTATAAAACAAACGGTATTGTATTTTCAGCTTGCAGACCTTCagaccacatcttcagttgcagacataAAATCAGCTGAAATCAGACTGCAGACAGTTTttgtctgcaaaaacaaacagcaccttagccTCGCATGATCATAGTTGATGGAGATTGATGTTGGAACACAATTGTAAAGATCCAATGGACTAATACCTTGTCCCTAAGGGTTAGAAGGTGGTGAAACAAGTGGTCAAACCAGATGTTCCATATTAAATTACTAGTGGGGTGTCCGCGTGATGTGGTGGAAAATACAAAATACTTGGGTTGTTGGGTTTTTAGTCTTCAACGCCACCGAAACCAAAATTTTGGTTAAGGAGATTTTAAAACCACTCAGTTTTGTTATTAGTGGCCATTTGGTTCAATTTATCCATATATCCGTCAAACCAAAACCTTCGGCATGTGctaatttttttaaaactttttgttaAAAACTGAAATCAAACCTAAATGAATATATTGGGATAAATATATTGGTAAATACATTGAAGGTGGATTTGAGTGTGAAGAGTTATAGCAATCATGTGTTTGGGCATTCAATCGGTTTGGGTTGTTTTCAACCACTATGATTTTAATAAGCATAGAACTATGATGATGTATAGATTGTTAGAATAGAATTATGATGTATAGATTGATAGAATTATAGGTGTATTAGTTGGGTCAAATGTGTCTTCAAAGAGGATTAAGTTTTCAATTTGGGAGTATGAACCCAAATGGAGTTGTAGTATGGTGATTTGATTTGTTAGTTCATTTGTGCTATTTGTGGGCCAAATGAGTTATAGGAAAACTTTTTTATGGGTATATTTGCCATGATGGATTTCATATTGGTTACTTGTATTTATTAAAATTCATTATATTGCTATGGAAACTAACATATTATTATCCTAGGAAGATCACTAAACTATTTGTATTTATCGTAATTCATTATATTGCTATGGAAACTAACATATTATTATCCTAGGAAGATCACTAAACTATTTGTATTTATCGTAATTCATTATATTGCTATGAAAACTAACATACTACAAAGGATTTAAGTTACCATAAAAACTAACATACTATAAAGGATtaacccatggcattatagcctagtggtatcttcggggtgggataaggcttatgaccattaggtcatgggttcgattcccataaaaggggttttcccagatttattgggtttcctcctgaattggtgtatagggtggagatggatatgatcgggtggttctgttGGTGGCATGATAATACTCcaatggtccgtcagtgatccaaatttgtcgttcaaaaaaaaactataaaggATTAAAATTTCTATTTAATTGAGTgacaaaaatattattatatCAAATCCTTTATGGTATGTTAGTTTTAATGGCCTGTTTAATTGATTTCTAAGGAGTACATTTTTTTCCTAAACAAGTTAGCATTTAATTTATGGTTCTATTAAGCAGTATATATACAATAGATTTGGAAAAAAAATATCAATATATTCAAATGCTTATACTAAGTTAAgttagttattaattattaatacaCTTAAAGTTTAGAGTAAATTGTGAATATCGTCTctctgaggtttgggcatgtttgtcattttcattcaaaacaattttttttgtatcatatagtccttcacttttgggattttttttgccattttcattcaaacgtctgactttttttccaaaatcatccctgagatttgggatttttta from Helianthus annuus cultivar XRQ/B chromosome 10, HanXRQr2.0-SUNRISE, whole genome shotgun sequence harbors:
- the LOC110884146 gene encoding uncharacterized protein LOC110884146; translation: MSDKTESSVTLISKLDASDPLYLHASDSSNLSIVNIKLKGTENYVVWSNAIKLALMAKNKLGFVDGICVKSESNDVLASQWERCNSIVLTWILNSVSDELYVGQVYSKLASEVWNDLKETYDKVDGSVVFGLYQKINSVSQNGSSVSEYYHKINTMWKQFDAMLQLPSCTCNASTKFNEFSQLIKLMQFLMGLDDVYQPVRTNLLTRDPLPSIKTAFSIISREESHRGSNSSLKVPNVGFAAKTYQFSDNKKRFNKGPNPNLKCTHCNKVGHTVDKCFELHGYPPNYRSKPSQTNSQWSKSNNSVNNSVSDKSVSNSLNSLTSDQFTKLLDLLNDKKTDNGPKTNVGGKCHNVFSSLDCYKRFYCFNSKTWSQGNMNWIIDSGANQHMMMSSEKMFNKVDVSDYNITVKHPNGTDAKVTIIGCYKLSNSVILRDVFVVPEYCVNLISVHKLAKDNQLRVVFDEDTCYIQDLYLKKTLVTGRQTDGLYFCGNSFNPVIACFNKAETIKLWHSRLGHPADQALNALNLKPDKNNIDPCEVCHKAKQHRVPFPLSEHKTSKVGDLIHLDVWGPYKVPSIEGFKYFLTIVDDYSRSVWVYLMKSKIEVFENIQSFYNLVKTQFEVNIKAFRSDNGTEFVNSQMSTFVKSHGIIHQTSCAYTPQQNGIAERKHRHLLNVARALLFQSGVPLKFWSECILTASYLINRTPSSVLNGKTPYELLFGFEPSLGHLKIFGCLFFSPF